The following are encoded together in the Gemmatimonadaceae bacterium genome:
- a CDS encoding LEA type 2 family protein, translated as MRLRTRLLALAIPALACSAAAKHLFTAPTVAFRGVTLESITPIGGRVRVNLLVHNPNPYSLATSGMTYELFVRDTIAVARGVDTLHRTVGGHDSLLVALPLDLSLRGILAAGNAVVGYGMVPYRLIGTVTADTPIGSRNIPFDQKGEFAPVKPR; from the coding sequence ATGCGCCTTCGCACCCGACTTCTCGCGCTCGCGATCCCCGCGCTCGCCTGCAGCGCCGCGGCGAAGCACCTCTTCACAGCGCCAACGGTCGCGTTTCGCGGTGTGACACTCGAGAGCATCACGCCGATCGGTGGACGCGTGCGAGTGAATCTCCTCGTGCACAACCCGAATCCATACAGTCTCGCGACGTCGGGGATGACGTACGAGTTGTTCGTGCGCGACACCATCGCGGTCGCGCGCGGAGTCGACACACTGCACCGAACCGTCGGCGGGCACGATTCGCTGCTCGTCGCGCTCCCGCTCGACCTGAGCCTGCGCGGTATACTCGCTGCCGGGAACGCGGTCGTCGGCTACGGCATGGTGCCATACCGTCTCATCGGCACCGTTACGGCGGACACGCCGATCGGCTCTCGCAACATCCCCTTCGATCAGAAGGGTGAGTTTGCGCCCGTGAAGCCGCGGTGA
- a CDS encoding serine/threonine-protein kinase, whose product MAARVDPEFLELQSALAGEYSLERELGRGGMGIVYLAREVQLNRLVAIKVLPGTRPELRERFVREARTAASLSHPNIVPIYRVGEAGEFVYFAMAFVDGETLGERLRLRGPLSPAVATRLLREVAWALAYAHGRGVVHRDVKPDNILIEKATGRALVTDFGIATGDDDGESAGRIMGTAQFMSPEQATGGVVDGRSDLYSLGIVGYLALSGRLPFDAETLPALLARQVNEPATPLARAVSGLPRPLAASIDRCLRKDAAERFATGEAMADALDEFPSNRTQLPAPLRLWLRASDPLKPLYLMWSTVFFMGTLSELRRGDWPVTLAFMLLPAIPSFTFHARKLRKVLGAGYTLPDVQHAVKLWQAEKREELAFEREGQLSRGFQILRGATIGFAALFGLLVTRVIDPYSLLRWVSHSLPARVLAMAVVAVPGVAAVVSAIASHALGVPFVPRDLRRRLTGAVRTWFWSSRAGALVTRLLTPKRRDRPVSLDYRPTEMALGLAVGDLFDALPKSYRIHLAELPDVVRRLEAHAAACRADVERVESLDAGGDGALAAPRAHARESLAQAVAALESIRLDLLRLHGGETDLRPITSVLEASQQMGIELARLTNARGEVEAIAPAKPIPTPA is encoded by the coding sequence ATGGCGGCGCGCGTGGACCCGGAGTTCCTCGAACTGCAGTCCGCCTTGGCGGGGGAGTATTCCCTCGAGCGGGAGCTGGGTCGGGGCGGAATGGGCATCGTGTACCTCGCGCGCGAGGTTCAGCTCAACCGGCTGGTTGCGATCAAGGTCCTCCCAGGCACTCGTCCCGAGCTACGCGAGCGCTTCGTTCGAGAAGCCCGCACCGCCGCTTCGCTCTCTCATCCGAACATCGTTCCGATATACCGCGTCGGCGAGGCGGGCGAATTCGTCTACTTCGCCATGGCGTTCGTCGACGGTGAGACGCTCGGTGAGCGATTGAGACTACGGGGTCCTCTCTCTCCCGCGGTCGCGACTCGACTGCTGCGAGAGGTTGCCTGGGCGCTCGCCTACGCGCATGGCCGCGGCGTCGTCCATCGCGACGTCAAGCCGGACAACATTCTGATCGAAAAGGCAACGGGCCGTGCGCTCGTCACCGATTTCGGCATCGCTACGGGTGACGACGATGGCGAAAGTGCCGGACGCATCATGGGTACGGCCCAATTCATGAGTCCGGAACAAGCAACTGGTGGCGTGGTCGACGGCCGCAGCGACCTGTATTCCCTCGGTATTGTCGGCTATCTCGCGCTCTCGGGCCGCCTTCCCTTCGACGCCGAGACGCTTCCGGCGCTACTGGCGAGACAGGTGAACGAGCCAGCAACGCCACTGGCGCGTGCCGTATCGGGATTACCGCGACCCCTCGCAGCGTCGATCGACCGCTGTCTTCGGAAAGACGCGGCGGAGCGCTTTGCGACGGGTGAGGCGATGGCGGATGCGCTCGACGAGTTCCCATCGAATCGCACGCAATTGCCCGCGCCACTTCGACTGTGGCTCCGGGCGTCGGACCCGCTCAAGCCGCTCTATCTGATGTGGAGCACGGTCTTCTTCATGGGCACGCTCTCGGAGCTGCGGCGCGGCGACTGGCCAGTCACACTCGCGTTCATGCTTCTGCCAGCGATCCCGAGCTTCACCTTCCACGCCCGGAAGCTGCGCAAAGTGCTTGGAGCGGGCTACACACTGCCCGATGTGCAGCACGCCGTGAAGCTATGGCAGGCAGAAAAGCGCGAGGAGCTGGCGTTCGAGCGAGAGGGTCAGCTGTCGCGCGGGTTCCAGATTCTACGCGGAGCAACGATCGGATTTGCGGCGCTATTCGGGCTTCTGGTAACCCGCGTGATCGATCCCTACAGCCTTCTCCGGTGGGTATCACACTCGCTTCCAGCGCGAGTTCTTGCGATGGCGGTCGTGGCCGTCCCCGGGGTAGCAGCCGTCGTGTCCGCGATCGCCTCGCACGCGCTCGGCGTTCCCTTTGTCCCGCGCGACCTGCGACGCCGCCTAACGGGTGCGGTGCGGACCTGGTTCTGGAGTAGCCGCGCGGGCGCGCTGGTGACGCGCTTGTTGACACCGAAGCGTCGTGACCGACCGGTATCGCTCGACTACCGCCCGACCGAGATGGCCTTGGGCCTGGCGGTTGGCGATCTGTTCGACGCGCTGCCGAAGTCGTATCGCATCCATCTCGCGGAGCTGCCCGACGTCGTTAGGCGACTCGAAGCGCATGCGGCTGCCTGCCGGGCGGATGTCGAGCGCGTCGAATCGCTCGACGCGGGTGGAGACGGTGCACTCGCGGCGCCGCGAGCGCATGCTCGGGAATCTCTGGCGCAAGCAGTCGCGGCGCTGGAGTCGATCCGGCTCGATCTGCTGCGACTCCACGGCGGCGAGACCGATCTGCGCCCGATCACCTCGGTGCTCGAGGCGTCGCAGCAGATGGGGATCGAGCTGGCGCGCCTAACGAATGCCCGTGGCGAAGTCGAGGCGATCGCGCCCGCGAAGCCGATTCCGACGCCCGCCTGA
- a CDS encoding DUF4440 domain-containing protein produces the protein MRSSFTCVVLLALAACGAKDARRSDTAAPATATLAGTATPDAAAVRQLIDSADARFGAAALKGDTATLASFYADDAMFMDANMPTIRGHDAIAKAFGAMVATMKPTSFKLQTTDLIVSGEYAIETGTYDVSNAAAKGAKPSHAVGKFLVIWRKQPDGRYKIIRDIGNSDQAPGK, from the coding sequence ATGCGCTCGAGTTTCACATGCGTTGTTCTCCTCGCCCTCGCCGCGTGCGGTGCCAAGGACGCTCGTCGGTCCGACACCGCTGCACCTGCGACCGCGACCCTTGCCGGCACGGCGACGCCGGACGCCGCCGCCGTTAGGCAACTGATCGATAGCGCCGACGCGCGCTTCGGCGCGGCAGCGCTCAAAGGTGATACTGCGACACTCGCCAGCTTCTACGCCGACGATGCCATGTTCATGGATGCGAATATGCCAACCATCCGTGGCCACGACGCAATCGCCAAAGCCTTCGGGGCAATGGTGGCGACGATGAAACCGACCTCGTTCAAGCTCCAAACGACAGATCTCATCGTGTCGGGCGAGTACGCCATTGAAACCGGGACGTACGACGTCAGCAACGCGGCTGCCAAAGGCGCAAAGCCGAGCCATGCCGTCGGGAAATTCCTGGTCATCTGGAGAAAACAACCCGACGGCCGGTACAAGATCATTCGGGATATCGGGAACAGTGATCAGGCCCCGGGGAAGTGA
- a CDS encoding DUF4440 domain-containing protein — translation MRTSCLVLITLAAVAGCTTQQARRTDTTSPAAATLAGAPSVDAAAIGKAIQAADSAQGAALLKGDRAAAAAYYGDDAIVMVPNDKLARGHQAIVKALATFLAAGKVTAFATHREDLLITGDYAIETASFEMTIQPKTGKAMSDKGKGLTVFKKEADGSYKAIRDIFNSDLPAK, via the coding sequence ATGCGCACATCGTGTCTCGTGTTGATCACGCTCGCCGCCGTCGCCGGATGCACCACACAGCAAGCTCGGCGCACTGATACCACGTCGCCAGCCGCGGCGACGCTCGCCGGCGCACCGAGCGTCGACGCCGCAGCGATCGGCAAGGCCATCCAAGCCGCCGACTCGGCGCAGGGTGCCGCCCTCCTCAAGGGCGACAGGGCTGCGGCGGCTGCGTACTACGGCGACGACGCTATCGTCATGGTGCCGAACGACAAGCTGGCCAGGGGACACCAAGCGATCGTGAAGGCGCTCGCCACCTTCTTGGCAGCCGGAAAGGTCACCGCGTTCGCGACGCACCGTGAGGATCTTCTCATCACCGGCGACTACGCGATCGAGACGGCGTCGTTCGAGATGACAATCCAGCCAAAGACAGGCAAGGCGATGAGCGACAAGGGAAAAGGGCTCACGGTTTTCAAGAAGGAGGCGGACGGCAGTTACAAGGCGATCCGCGACATCTTCAACAGTGATCTGCCCGCGAAGTGA